ACCGGGTGTCAATGATGGAGCCGCCGCACTGGTGCTGATGTCAGAAGAACGGGCCAAGGCGGAAGGCAAACAGCCTCTGGCTGCAATCCTTGGGCACGCGGAGGTGGGGGCGGAAGCACCCTATATTGCAACGACGCCAGGGCTCGCCATACAGAAACTGTTGGCAAAAACGGGGTATCAGCTGGCGGACATTGAGTTGTTCGAAGTGAACGAGGCGTTTGCCGCAGTCACTCTTACGTCCGGGAAAATCGTCGGATGGAAAGAGGAAAAGGTCAACGTCAACGGAGGCGCCATCGCGCTGGGGCATCCAATCGGGGCCAGCGGTGCGCGCATAGTTGGCTCACTGATTCACGAACTGCGCCGCCGGGGCGGCGGACTTGGCATTGCGGCCATCTGTTCCGGTGCCGCCCAAGGCGACGCCATCCTGCTGCGAGTGGAATAATGGAGGAGGAGGATTATGACAATTCAGAAACTGATGGTGGTGGGTGCCGGCCAGATGGGAAGCGGCATCGCGCAGGTTGCGGCGCAAGCCGGTCTGCAGGTGATTTTGAACGATCTGAAGGATGAGTTTGTCCAGCGGGGACTTGGCGTGATCACAAAAAACCTGACCCGCGACGTGGAAAAGGGCCGCAAGTCGGAAGCGGAGAAGCAGGCGATTCTGGCCCGGATCCAACCGTCCACAAGCCTCGAGGACGCCAGGGATGCGCAATTGGTGATCGAAGCGGCTGTCGAGAACATGGAGATCAAGTGTGAGGTGTTCCGCAAGCTGGATGCCATTGCGCCTGCAGGCGCCATCCTTGCGACCAACACTTCCTCCCTCCCGATTACCGAGATAGCGGCTGTCACGAAACGTCCGGAACTGGTAATCGGCATGCACTTTATGAATCCGGTGCCCGTCATGAAGCTGGTGGAAGTGATTCGGGGTCTGGCGACCAGCAACGAAACGTATCAGACCATTGAAGACCTGTCGAAGAAGATGGGCAAGGTGCCGGTGGAAGTCAACGACTTCCCGGGATTCGTCTCCAACCGCATCCTGCTGCCAATGATTAATGAAGCCATTTACTGCGTATACGAAGGGGTTGCCGCTCCGGAAGCGATCGATGAAGTGATGAAGCTTGGCATGAACCACCCGATGGGGCCCTTGACTTTGGCCGATTTTATCGGATTGGATACTTGTCTGGCCATCATGGAAGTACTGCATGAAGGGTTGGGCGATTCCAAGTACCGTCCGTGCCCGCTGCTGCGAAAGTATGTAAAGGCGGGTTGGCTGGGACGCAAAACAGGACGCGGATTCTACGTTTATGAAGGGTAGGGATTCGGATGAACTTTGAAAACCTGATCTATTCCGTGGAAGAAGGCATTGCCACCATTACGCTGAACCGGCCGAAAGCGCTGAATGCACTGAATTCCGCACTGCTGACGGAACTTTCAACGCTCATAGACTCCATTGCCAATGATTCTTCGGTGCAGGCGGCAATCATTACCGGCGCAGGCGAGAAGGCTTTTGTGGCGGGAGCGGACATTTCGGAAATGCATGGAAAGTCACCGCTGGAAGCACGAGGATTCTCCCAATTTGGGAATGCGATCTTCCGAAAAATCGAACAGCTGCCCCAACCGGTCATTGCGGCGGTCAACGGGTTCGCCCTGGGTGGCGGTTGCGAGCTGGCAATGGCTTGTGATATCCGGGTTGCCAGCACCAATGCAAAATTCGGCCAGCCGGAAGTCAACCTTGGAATCGTGGCCGGGTTTGGAGGTACGCAGCGTCTGCCACGCCTTGTCGGACCTGGTATCGCGAAGGAATTGCTGATGACAGGCGACATGATTACGGCGGACCGGGCTGCTCAGATTGGGCTTGTAAACCATGTTGTTGCACCTGAAGAACTGCTTGGCAAAGCGAAGGAAATCGCGGCAAAGATGCTGTCGAAAGCACCGTTTGCCGTTCAATTCAGCAAGAAGCTGGTCAACGAAGGCTTTAACATGGATCTGGATCGTGCTCTGGCCATGGAATCGGAAGTCTTCGGCACCTTGTTCGGCACAGAAGACCGCCTGGAAGGCATGACGGCATTTCTTGAGAAGCGTTCGGCCAACTTCAAGGCAAAGTAATCGGATACCCGGGGGGCGGTCCGGGCATCCGTACCAAGGGCAACACACAGAGAAGCAAGGGTGAACAATGGGAGAACCGGAGCGACCAGAGTGAACGGACATTTATCAATGAATGCTGATCGAGCGTTCGGTCGGAGAGTTTTCTGCTCGGTCAACCAATCGTCCCGTGGGATTATGGCCGAAAGCAAGGTATCTGAATCAGTCACGGGATTAGTAGGGGGAGACAAAGGTGGATTTTCTTCTGACGCAGGAACAGCTGGAAATACGCAATATGGTGCGTCAATTCGCCCAGAAAGAGATCATTCCCCAGGCTTCCAAAATTGACGAGGAGGACCGTTTCCCTCGCGAGTTGGTCAGGAAAATGGGGGAACTCGGATTGATGGGCATTCCGATACCGGAAGAATGGGGCGGTGTCGGATCGGATTTTATCTCGTACATGTTGGCTATTGAAGAAATCTCCTATGCAAGCGCCGCCCTTGGCGTTATTCTCGCGGTTCACACATCAGTGGGCACCATGCCCATCCTGAAGTTCGGGAACGGGGAACAGAAGAACCGTTATTTGGAAAAATTGGCCACCGGTCAAATGTTGGGAGCTTTTGCATTAACGGAACCGGGTGCCGGATCGGATGCTTCCCGCATAACCACCAGGGCGGTCAAACAGGGAGATTCCTATGTCCTGAACGGATCGAAGATCTTCATCACCAACGGCGGTGAGGCGGATCTTTACATCACCTTTGCCGTAACAGATTCAGGCAAGGGACCCAACGGAATTTCCGCCTTTATTGTGGAAAAGGATACCCCGGGGTTTACCGTCGGGAAGAAAGAGAAAAAGATGGGCCTGAATGGTTCATCCACCACCGCGCTTGTGTTTGAAGACGCCAAAATACCCGCATCCCAGCTTCTGGGTGAAGAGGGGGAAGGGTTCCAGATTGCCATGAGCAACCTGGACGGCGGCCGGATCGGAATTGCCGCCCAGGCTTTGGGGATAGCCCGGGCCGCTTTTGACACGACTCTTGCTTATGTGAAACAGCGGGAACAGTTTGGCCAACCGATTGCCGATTTCCAGGGGGTCCGGTTCATGTTGGCCGATATGGCCACTAAAATGGAAGCGGCGAGGCTTCTTGTATATCGGGCAGCCCAATTGAGGCAGCAGGGCTTGCCCTGCTCAAAAGAGGCTTCCATGGCGAAATATTACGCTGCCGATACAGCCATGTCCGTCACGACGGATGCAGTGCAGTTGCATGGCGGATACGGATATATGAAGGAATATCCCGTGGAACGGTTTATGCGGGATGCAAAAGTAACGCAGATTTACGAAGGCACCAACCAGATCCAACGGATAGTGGTAGCCAAGAATCTTCTGAAAGACTGAGGAGTGATACCATGAACTTTCAATTAACCCCCGAGCATCAAGAGATTCGCAAGCTGGTTCGCGAATTTGCGCTGAAAGATGTGGCTCCCACTGCGGCACAGCGAGACGAGGAAGAAGTGTTTGACCGGAAGTTGTTTGACAAGATGGCCCAAATCGGATTGACCGGGATTCCATGGCCGGAAGAATACGGCGGTGCGGGGCTGGATTTTGTCTCCTATGTGATTGCCATTGAGGAACTGTCACGGATAGATTCCTCCATCGGCGTTACTCTTTCCGCCCATATTTCCCTTGCCAGCTGGCCGCTCTACAAGTTTGGAACGGAAGAGCAGAAGCAAAAATACCTCCGTCCCCTTGCGGAAGGCAGCAAAATGGGGGCCTATTGTTTGACGGAGCCAGGCTCCGGTTCGGATGCGGGCGGAATGAGGACAACCGCCGTCCTGTCCGAGGATGGAAGCCATTATGTCCTGAACGGTTCCAAGATCTTTATTACCAACGGCGGCGAAGCAGACGTGTATATCGTGTTTGCGGCAACCGATCGTGCTCTGAAGACGCGTGGCATTACCGCATTTATTGTAGAGAAGGATTTCCCCGGATTCTCCGTTGGCAAGAAGGAGAAGAAAATGGGGATCAAGTCCAGCCCCACCACCGAAGTGATTTTTGACAACTGCAAGGTTCCTGTCGGGAACCGCTTGGGAGACGAAGGATTCGGGTTCAAAATCGCGATGATGACGCTGGATGGCGGCCGGAACGGGATTGCGGCGCAGGCAGTGGGAATCGCACAGGGTGCCTTTGACCTGGCATTGGACTATGCGAAGCAGCGGGAACAGTTTGGCCAATCCATTGCTTCCTTCCAGGGCATGCAGTTCAAGTTGGCCGATATGGCGACCAAGATTGAAGCGGCGCGATTGCTGACCTACCAGGCTGCATGGCTGGAAGGGCAAGGTCTGCCATACGGCAAAGCGTCAGCCATGGCCAAACTGTATGCCGGTGACATCGCCATGGAAGTGACCACAGAAGCGGTTCAGGTATTTGGCGGTTATGGATATACCCGCGAATACCCGGTGGAGCGGTTCATGCGTGATGCGAAAATTACCCAGATTTACGAAGGCACTCAAGAAATTCAACGTGTCGTGATTGCCAGCCATCTTTTAAAATAAGCCGTAAAGTTTGTTGTTGAAATATAACAGCGTTCGATACAATAGAGGGGAGTCCGTTTTGGGCTCCTGTTATTTCTATTAGACACTGACAAGGTGAGACGATATGGAACTGGCGGAAAGGATTGTCAAGGGCGACCGGCGAGCGGTGGCAAGGGCCATTACATTAATTGAAAACGACAGTCCGGAGAAACATGCGCTGTTGAAAGCCCTGCATGCACATACCGGAAAAGCCTATCTGGTGGGGATCACCGGTTCTCCGGGAGCAGGCAAGAGTACGCTTACCGCCCAGCTGATTTTTTTACTGCGTAAACTTGGCTTGAACGTGGGCGTAATTGCGGTTGACCCGACTTCCCCTTTCACCGGAGGGGCGATTCTTGGAGACCGGGTGCGTATGAACGACCACGCATTGGATCCCGGTGTCTTTATCCGCTCGATGGGGACAAGAGGAAGTTTGGGGGGGCTTGCCAGGACGACGAAAGAAGCCGTCCGGGTCCTGGACGCATATGGTGCGGACGTCATCCTGATTGAGACGGTCGGAGTCGGGCAGTCGGAACTGGATATCATGAATGTGGCGGACACGACTGTTGTGGTCATGAATCCGACGGCGGGGGACCACATTCAAACCATGAAGGCCGGTATCATGGAAATTGCAGATGTGTTTGACATCAACAAGGCGGATCTTCCCGGCGCGGACAAAACGGAAAGGGAAATCAACAACATGCTGGACTTGCTGCATGATCTCGAGTGGCGTCCCCCTGTGGTGCGAACCACTTCGCGCAACCCGAAAAGCTTCCAGTCACTATGGGAGGCCTGCAGCAGCCACCGAAGCCATTTGCTAAAAAGCGGCCGGTGGGAAACAAAACGAAAGAAACGGCGGCAGGACGAAATACTGGGTATCATCGAAGACCGGATCCACAGGAGCATCCGCCAATGGATGGTGCAAAACCATTCCTGGCAGCAAATCCTGTCAGAAGTGGATGCGGGCAAGCTGGATCCCTATCAAGTTGCGGATCAGGTTCTTGAATGGTATAATACGACAGTCAGTCACCCAAAGTAGTTTCATTTATACGTTGCATATACATAGGTTGAGTCGGTTTGAAAGGAGTGTAATGGGATGTCGGAAACAGCACGCGCATTGAAAGNNNNNNNNNNNNNNNNNNNNNNNNNNNNNNNNNNNNNNNNNNNNNNNNNNNNNNNNNNNNNNNNNNNNNNNNNAGATCAGTGTCGAGCAAGCCAGGGAAATGCCGCTTGTGGATATTGCCTATGAAGTTCTGAAAGAAGCTAACAAACCTTTTTATTATCGGGATCTGTTGCAGGCAGTGGCCAATATTCGCGGGTTATCCGAAGAAGAGATTCAATCGGTCATCGCGATTCTGTACACGGAGCTCAATATTGACGGCAGATTTCTCTCCATTGGGAACAATACCTGGGGGCTCAAACGTTGGTATCCAGTCGACAAGACAGCCGAGAAAACGGTTGTTGGCAAGAAGTTTATTCTCCGGGACGACGATGATTTTGAAGAAGAAGAAGATGAAGCTCTGTACCTCGAGGACGAGTTGGAAGAAGGAGAGGGCCTGGATTACGTCTCTCTTGACGATGAGGAAGATCTCGAATATGAAGAAGTGGATGAGGTTGACGAAGAGCTGGAGGAATTTGACGACGAGATGAACGAAGAAGAGGAAGAGATCGTCGAGGAAGAAGACGAAGATTATTAATAAAAATAGGAGTCTGTGCCCTTGACAGGCTCCTATTGCAACGTTAAGATACATGAGGATAGAGTACGTTCGGAAAACTAAAAAAGCCGAGGGGTCCAGGCAACTCCTGAATGGCGGCTTTTTAGTTTTTTTTTGTGATTTGGCAGATGCAGAGATAGACATCATAAGTTTGGGGGCAATCAAATGGCGAAGTATATATTCGTAACGGGCGGTGTCGTATCTTCTTTGGGCAAAGGCATCACGGCGGCCTCTCTCGGACGGCTTCTAAAGAACAGGGGCTTGCGTGTTACCATTCAAAAATTCGATCCTTACATAAATGTTGACCCGGGGACGATGAGTCCCTACCAGCATGGCGAGGTCTTTGTCACCGACGACGGCGCAGAGACGGATCTGGATCTGGGTCACTATGAACGGTTTATCGATATTAACCTGTCCAAAAACAACAATGTCACGACCGGCAAAATTTACTGGTCTGTAATCCAGAAAGAGCGTCGGGGCGACTACTTGGGCGGCACCGTACAAGTAATCCCCCACATCACCAATGAGATCAAGGAGCGAGTGTTCCTTGCGGGAGAGACTGCGGATGTGGTAATCACCGAGATAGGCGGAACCGTGGGTGATATCGAAAGCCTTCCGTTTCTGGAGGCGATCCGGCAGATCAAGACGGATGTGGGCCGTAGCAATGTAATGTATATCCACGTTACACTGATTCCGTATTTGGGGAAAGCAGGGGAGATCAAGACCAAGCCTACCCAACATTCGGTGAAAGAGCTTCGCAGTATCGGAATAACCCCCCATGTGATCATCTGCCGGACGGAACGTCCGCTTTCCATGGATGTCAAAAGAAAGATTGCACTGTTCTGCGATACGGATCCGGAAGCGGTAATCGAATCGCGGGATGCGGAATCCCTCTATGACGTTCCCCTATTGTTCCAGGAACAAGGATTGGACGATATTGTGGTCCGCCATCTGGGCATCGACTGTCCTCCGGCTGATATGACGGAATGGAAAGAGCTCGCCCATCATGTGAAAAACCTGAAACATAAGGTCAAGATAGCCCTCGTTGGCAAATATGTCGCATTGCGCGATGCCTATATTTCCGTTGCGGAAGCCCTCTATCACGCAGGATTTGCCAATGACTCGCAAGTAGAAATTGAATGGATTCATTCGGAGGACGTCACACCCGAGAACGCGGGTGAACTGCTGGGGAATTCTGACGGAATTCTGGTTCCAGGGGGATTTGGCGATCGGGGGATCGAAGGCAAGGTTACTGCCGCTCAATATGCGCGGGAGAACAAGATTCCTTATCTCGGAATCTGTCTGGGAATGCAAATCGCAGTAGTTGAATTTGCAAGAAATGTAGTCGGATTGAACGGTGCCAACTCATCCGAAATCAACGAACTGACCGACTACCCTGTCATTGACCTGCTGCCGGAACAGAAAGGGATCGAAGACAAGGGCGGCACCATGCGTCTTGGATCCTATCCCTGTACCTTGTCTCCTGACACCAAGGCATATGCGGCTTATGGAACCGGAACCATTCATGAACGTCACCGTCATCGCTACGAGTTCAATAACGATTACCGTGAACAACTGACACGGGCAGGACTGGTGATTTCCGGCACTTCACCGGACGGGCGTCTGGTGGAAATCATCGAAGTGGCGGATCATCCCTGGTTTGTGGCATCCCAATTCCACCCGGAATTCACTTCCCGGCCCAACCGGCCGCAACCGCTGTTCCGGGACTTCATTCAGGCAGCCTTGCAGCATCGAAAGTAATGAGCACCCGCCTATTTGGCGGGTTTTTTTTGTTTGATTCGACAATGCTTACTTTGTTTCGACAGAACTAGACAGGTGTAAGCAAAAGGATTTTCTGACAATTGAGCGAATAAAATCTAGTAATTGCAAGGGTACAGGAAGGGGCAATGGGAATGGGGAAGAAAGTGTTGATCGTAGATGACCAATACGGAATCCGTGTATTGTTGAATGAAGTGCTTGAAAAGGAAGGGTATTCCGTATTCCAGGCTCCGAACGGTCAAACCGCCTTGGAAATCGTCAAGCTTGAGAAGCCGGATCTGGTGCTGCTGGACATGAAGATTCCTGGCATGGACGGATTGGAAATTCTTCGCCACATTCGGGTGATCGAACCGGATCTGAAGGTATTCATGATGACCGCCTACGGAGAATTGGATTTGATCAAAGAAGCAATGGCCCTCGGGGCACTGACCCATTTTACCAAGCCGTTTGACATTGATGAATTGAGAAAGGCCGTAAACAAAGAACTGGTTGTACAGGAGGTATAGGGGTGAGGGTTCTCCTTCGGCAGCGCATGAGCCAACACGATGCTCACTATGGCGGACAACTTGTGGACGGGGCTCGAATGCTCGGATTGTTCGGGGATGCCGCGACAGAGCTTCTGATTCGCCACGATGGCGATGAGGGGCTTTTTGTTGCTTATGAGGAAGTATTGTTCAAGGCTCCGGTATTTGCGGGGGACTATATTGAGGTGGTGGCTGAAATCACCCGTGTCGGCAACACTTCACGGACCATGGAATTCCATGCTTACAAAGTAATCCGCGCCAACATTGATCCGGGGGTCCCTTCGGCGGCGGAGATTGTGAATCCGCCTG
The DNA window shown above is from Effusibacillus lacus and carries:
- a CDS encoding 3-hydroxybutyryl-CoA dehydrogenase, giving the protein MTIQKLMVVGAGQMGSGIAQVAAQAGLQVILNDLKDEFVQRGLGVITKNLTRDVEKGRKSEAEKQAILARIQPSTSLEDARDAQLVIEAAVENMEIKCEVFRKLDAIAPAGAILATNTSSLPITEIAAVTKRPELVIGMHFMNPVPVMKLVEVIRGLATSNETYQTIEDLSKKMGKVPVEVNDFPGFVSNRILLPMINEAIYCVYEGVAAPEAIDEVMKLGMNHPMGPLTLADFIGLDTCLAIMEVLHEGLGDSKYRPCPLLRKYVKAGWLGRKTGRGFYVYEG
- a CDS encoding response regulator, giving the protein MGKKVLIVDDQYGIRVLLNEVLEKEGYSVFQAPNGQTALEIVKLEKPDLVLLDMKIPGMDGLEILRHIRVIEPDLKVFMMTAYGELDLIKEAMALGALTHFTKPFDIDELRKAVNKELVVQEV
- the rpoE gene encoding DNA-directed RNA polymerase subunit delta, producing MSVEQAREMPLVDIAYEVLKEANKPFYYRDLLQAVANIRGLSEEEIQSVIAILYTELNIDGRFLSIGNNTWGLKRWYPVDKTAEKTVVGKKFILRDDDDFEEEEDEALYLEDELEEGEGLDYVSLDDEEDLEYEEVDEVDEELEEFDDEMNEEEEEIVEEEDEDY
- a CDS encoding enoyl-CoA hydratase-related protein, with protein sequence MNFENLIYSVEEGIATITLNRPKALNALNSALLTELSTLIDSIANDSSVQAAIITGAGEKAFVAGADISEMHGKSPLEARGFSQFGNAIFRKIEQLPQPVIAAVNGFALGGGCELAMACDIRVASTNAKFGQPEVNLGIVAGFGGTQRLPRLVGPGIAKELLMTGDMITADRAAQIGLVNHVVAPEELLGKAKEIAAKMLSKAPFAVQFSKKLVNEGFNMDLDRALAMESEVFGTLFGTEDRLEGMTAFLEKRSANFKAK
- a CDS encoding CTP synthase, translating into MAKYIFVTGGVVSSLGKGITAASLGRLLKNRGLRVTIQKFDPYINVDPGTMSPYQHGEVFVTDDGAETDLDLGHYERFIDINLSKNNNVTTGKIYWSVIQKERRGDYLGGTVQVIPHITNEIKERVFLAGETADVVITEIGGTVGDIESLPFLEAIRQIKTDVGRSNVMYIHVTLIPYLGKAGEIKTKPTQHSVKELRSIGITPHVIICRTERPLSMDVKRKIALFCDTDPEAVIESRDAESLYDVPLLFQEQGLDDIVVRHLGIDCPPADMTEWKELAHHVKNLKHKVKIALVGKYVALRDAYISVAEALYHAGFANDSQVEIEWIHSEDVTPENAGELLGNSDGILVPGGFGDRGIEGKVTAAQYARENKIPYLGICLGMQIAVVEFARNVVGLNGANSSEINELTDYPVIDLLPEQKGIEDKGGTMRLGSYPCTLSPDTKAYAAYGTGTIHERHRHRYEFNNDYREQLTRAGLVISGTSPDGRLVEIIEVADHPWFVASQFHPEFTSRPNRPQPLFRDFIQAALQHRK
- a CDS encoding acyl-CoA dehydrogenase, whose translation is MDFLLTQEQLEIRNMVRQFAQKEIIPQASKIDEEDRFPRELVRKMGELGLMGIPIPEEWGGVGSDFISYMLAIEEISYASAALGVILAVHTSVGTMPILKFGNGEQKNRYLEKLATGQMLGAFALTEPGAGSDASRITTRAVKQGDSYVLNGSKIFITNGGEADLYITFAVTDSGKGPNGISAFIVEKDTPGFTVGKKEKKMGLNGSSTTALVFEDAKIPASQLLGEEGEGFQIAMSNLDGGRIGIAAQALGIARAAFDTTLAYVKQREQFGQPIADFQGVRFMLADMATKMEAARLLVYRAAQLRQQGLPCSKEASMAKYYAADTAMSVTTDAVQLHGGYGYMKEYPVERFMRDAKVTQIYEGTNQIQRIVVAKNLLKD
- a CDS encoding hotdog fold domain-containing protein; its protein translation is MRVLLRQRMSQHDAHYGGQLVDGARMLGLFGDAATELLIRHDGDEGLFVAYEEVLFKAPVFAGDYIEVVAEITRVGNTSRTMEFHAYKVIRANIDPGVPSAAEIVNPPELVCYAKGTCVVPKDKQRFRKGE
- the meaB gene encoding methylmalonyl Co-A mutase-associated GTPase MeaB, with the translated sequence MELAERIVKGDRRAVARAITLIENDSPEKHALLKALHAHTGKAYLVGITGSPGAGKSTLTAQLIFLLRKLGLNVGVIAVDPTSPFTGGAILGDRVRMNDHALDPGVFIRSMGTRGSLGGLARTTKEAVRVLDAYGADVILIETVGVGQSELDIMNVADTTVVVMNPTAGDHIQTMKAGIMEIADVFDINKADLPGADKTEREINNMLDLLHDLEWRPPVVRTTSRNPKSFQSLWEACSSHRSHLLKSGRWETKRKKRRQDEILGIIEDRIHRSIRQWMVQNHSWQQILSEVDAGKLDPYQVADQVLEWYNTTVSHPK
- a CDS encoding acyl-CoA dehydrogenase, encoding MNFQLTPEHQEIRKLVREFALKDVAPTAAQRDEEEVFDRKLFDKMAQIGLTGIPWPEEYGGAGLDFVSYVIAIEELSRIDSSIGVTLSAHISLASWPLYKFGTEEQKQKYLRPLAEGSKMGAYCLTEPGSGSDAGGMRTTAVLSEDGSHYVLNGSKIFITNGGEADVYIVFAATDRALKTRGITAFIVEKDFPGFSVGKKEKKMGIKSSPTTEVIFDNCKVPVGNRLGDEGFGFKIAMMTLDGGRNGIAAQAVGIAQGAFDLALDYAKQREQFGQSIASFQGMQFKLADMATKIEAARLLTYQAAWLEGQGLPYGKASAMAKLYAGDIAMEVTTEAVQVFGGYGYTREYPVERFMRDAKITQIYEGTQEIQRVVIASHLLK